Proteins encoded in a region of the Agromyces protaetiae genome:
- a CDS encoding alpha/beta fold hydrolase, whose translation MHRSDQLQPRPVPRRRPGGRPLGRLPLIAAVAALTAVLAACTAPGGVPADDPRNRPIDRFDTQELAWEGCEDYATTAQDDEVFAAVPTAECARLEVPMDYADREGATASVAVVRIPARGESLGPLLFNPGGPGGSGLIGTVAASALMSESAITERFDLVGFDPRGVGATEPAVDCRLTDDSPEAAALLQQLGSVTPSLTEADTTALAERCADGSGGMDALAHVGTRTTANDMDVLREALGEDELNFLGQSYGTRLGAVYAEQFPNRVRAMVLDGAFDPDLSSQDRLLASYVGFQSAFDAMAAACAAEADCPLGTDPAGWTPTLQSIIQPLGANPVPAADTELDFNLAISGVMAGLYLPELWPLIADGLREVQQGRGDQLLALANGLGGVSADGESSNQVDASLAINCVDEDLLTPDELVELRTDTFAQVPIMDPGAPADGPLRDKCADFPAHGELGIPYAQDIEGLPGTLVISITGDPTTPHANGIALAETLGSTLLTVEGGGHTVVARGASACVDEIAATYLIDLELPDEAPTCTL comes from the coding sequence ATGCATCGTTCCGATCAGCTCCAGCCACGACCTGTTCCCCGCCGCCGGCCCGGCGGCCGGCCACTCGGCCGACTGCCCCTGATCGCCGCCGTCGCAGCCCTCACCGCCGTCCTGGCGGCGTGCACCGCGCCCGGCGGCGTGCCCGCCGACGACCCGCGCAATCGGCCGATCGACCGATTCGACACCCAGGAGCTCGCCTGGGAGGGATGCGAGGACTACGCCACCACCGCGCAGGACGACGAGGTCTTCGCGGCGGTGCCCACCGCGGAATGCGCCCGCCTCGAAGTACCCATGGACTACGCCGACCGTGAGGGCGCCACCGCCTCGGTGGCGGTCGTTCGTATCCCGGCGCGCGGCGAGTCGCTTGGGCCGCTGCTGTTCAATCCGGGCGGCCCTGGCGGATCCGGGCTGATCGGTACCGTCGCGGCATCCGCACTCATGTCGGAGAGCGCCATCACCGAGCGGTTCGACCTCGTAGGGTTCGACCCGCGGGGCGTCGGCGCGACCGAGCCCGCCGTGGACTGTCGCCTCACCGATGACTCGCCCGAGGCCGCAGCGCTGCTGCAGCAGCTCGGCTCCGTCACGCCGTCGTTGACCGAGGCCGACACGACGGCCCTCGCCGAGCGGTGCGCCGACGGTTCGGGAGGTATGGACGCGCTCGCGCACGTGGGCACACGCACCACCGCGAACGACATGGACGTCCTCCGCGAGGCACTCGGCGAGGACGAGCTGAACTTCCTCGGGCAGAGCTACGGCACCCGCCTCGGCGCCGTCTACGCCGAGCAGTTCCCGAACCGCGTCCGCGCCATGGTGCTCGACGGCGCATTCGACCCCGACCTGAGCTCGCAGGATCGTCTGCTGGCCTCGTACGTCGGCTTCCAGAGCGCATTCGACGCCATGGCTGCGGCGTGCGCCGCCGAGGCGGACTGCCCGCTGGGAACCGACCCAGCCGGATGGACCCCGACGCTGCAATCCATCATCCAGCCGCTCGGTGCGAACCCGGTCCCGGCCGCGGACACCGAGCTCGACTTCAACCTGGCCATCAGCGGGGTCATGGCCGGCCTGTACCTCCCTGAGCTCTGGCCGCTGATCGCCGACGGCCTCCGCGAGGTGCAGCAGGGACGTGGTGACCAGCTGCTCGCGCTGGCGAACGGGCTGGGCGGGGTCTCGGCGGACGGCGAGAGCTCGAACCAGGTGGATGCCTCCCTCGCGATCAACTGCGTCGATGAGGATCTGCTCACACCGGACGAGCTCGTCGAACTCCGCACCGACACCTTCGCGCAGGTCCCGATCATGGACCCGGGCGCACCAGCCGACGGGCCGCTGCGCGACAAGTGCGCCGACTTCCCGGCGCATGGCGAGCTCGGGATCCCCTACGCACAGGACATCGAAGGGCTGCCCGGCACACTCGTCATCTCCATCACGGGCGACCCCACGACCCCGCACGCGAACGGCATCGCGCTCGCCGAGACGCTCGGGAGCACACTCCTGACCGTCGAGGGCGGCGGCCACACGGTCGTCGCACGGGGAGCCAGCGCATGCGTCGACGAGATCGCCGCGACCTATCTCATCGATCTCGAGTTGCCCGACGAGGCCCCGACGTGCACGCTGTGA
- a CDS encoding ABC transporter permease, which produces MRLSRAARITLGVVTGLILVVVYVPLVVVLVNSFSTSTSLTWPPPGFTLEWWARAFQSQGAMEAVATSVVVALIATAISLVLGTLISLALQRFAFFGRDAISLLVILPIALPGIITGIALNNFFRTIMGVPLSIWTVVIAHATFCIVTVFNNVIARLRRLGTSLEEASADLGAGVWTTFRLVTFPQLRSALLAGGLLAFALSFDEIIVTTFTAGSGVTTLPIFILNNMFRPNQAPVVSVIAVVLVLVSIIPIAIAQRLSGAEEARK; this is translated from the coding sequence ATGCGTCTGAGCAGAGCTGCCCGGATCACACTCGGTGTCGTGACCGGCCTGATCCTGGTCGTCGTCTATGTGCCGCTGGTCGTGGTGCTCGTGAACTCGTTCTCGACCTCGACCTCGCTGACCTGGCCGCCGCCGGGGTTCACGCTCGAGTGGTGGGCGCGCGCGTTCCAGAGCCAGGGGGCCATGGAGGCGGTCGCGACGAGCGTCGTGGTGGCGCTCATCGCGACCGCCATCTCGCTCGTGCTCGGGACGCTCATCTCGCTCGCGCTGCAGCGGTTCGCGTTCTTCGGGCGCGATGCGATCAGCCTGCTCGTGATCCTGCCGATCGCGTTGCCGGGCATCATCACGGGCATCGCGCTGAACAACTTCTTCCGCACGATCATGGGCGTGCCGCTGTCGATCTGGACGGTCGTGATCGCACACGCCACGTTCTGCATCGTGACCGTGTTCAACAATGTGATCGCGCGGCTGCGCCGGCTCGGCACGAGCCTCGAGGAGGCGTCGGCGGATCTCGGGGCCGGGGTGTGGACGACGTTCCGGCTGGTGACGTTCCCGCAGCTGCGGTCGGCGCTGCTCGCGGGCGGACTGCTCGCGTTCGCGCTGAGCTTCGACGAGATCATCGTGACGACGTTCACCGCGGGCTCGGGGGTGACGACGCTGCCGATCTTCATCCTGAACAACATGTTCCGGCCGAATCAGGCGCCCGTCGTGTCGGTGATCGCCGTGGTGCTCGTCCTGGTGTCGATCATCCCGATCGCGATCGCGCAGCGCCTCTCGGGCGCAGAGGAGGCACGCAAGTAG
- a CDS encoding ABC transporter permease, with protein MTETRTAPTPGSAPVQTRPRPRRSPARAGSAFLARHPRLRLTLLLAAPLFWLGLVYIVALVLLLVTAFWSVDTFTGEITTEFTLDNIVEVVTGSLYQTVTLRTVGVALAVTLIDVALALPIAFFMAKVASPRMRRVLVIMVLTPLWASYLVKAYAWRSVLSQDGILEWLVAPFGGSTPGYGLPATIITLSYLWLPYVILPIYAGLERVPDSLLEASADLGGRTWPTLRHVVWPLALPAVIAGTIFSFSLSLGDYITVNIVGGTSQMLGNLVYTNVGAANNLPLAAAIALIPIAIIFGYLFLVRRTGALDNL; from the coding sequence ATGACCGAGACCCGGACGGCACCGACTCCCGGATCGGCGCCCGTGCAGACTCGCCCTCGCCCTCGCCGCTCGCCGGCGAGGGCGGGCTCGGCATTCCTCGCGAGACATCCGCGACTCCGGCTCACACTGCTGCTCGCTGCGCCGCTGTTCTGGCTGGGCCTCGTGTACATCGTGGCGCTCGTGCTGCTGCTGGTCACCGCGTTCTGGTCGGTCGACACCTTCACGGGCGAGATCACGACCGAGTTCACGCTCGACAACATCGTCGAGGTCGTCACGGGGTCGCTCTACCAGACGGTGACGCTGCGCACCGTGGGCGTCGCGCTCGCCGTGACGCTCATCGACGTCGCGCTCGCGCTGCCGATCGCGTTCTTCATGGCGAAGGTCGCGTCGCCGCGCATGCGGCGCGTGCTCGTGATCATGGTGCTCACGCCGCTGTGGGCGTCGTACCTCGTGAAGGCGTACGCGTGGCGGTCGGTGCTCTCGCAGGACGGCATCCTCGAGTGGCTCGTCGCGCCGTTCGGCGGGTCGACGCCCGGCTACGGGCTGCCCGCGACGATCATCACGCTGTCGTACCTGTGGCTGCCGTACGTGATCCTGCCGATCTACGCCGGGCTCGAGCGGGTGCCCGACTCGCTGCTCGAGGCATCCGCCGACCTCGGTGGACGCACCTGGCCGACGCTGCGCCATGTCGTCTGGCCGCTCGCGCTGCCGGCCGTCATCGCGGGCACCATCTTCAGCTTCTCGCTGTCGCTCGGCGACTACATCACGGTGAACATCGTGGGCGGCACGAGCCAGATGCTCGGCAACCTCGTCTACACGAACGTCGGCGCGGCGAACAACCTGCCGCTCGCGGCGGCGATCGCGCTCATCCCGATCGCGATCATCTTCGGGTACCTCTTCCTGGTGCGTCGCACGGGCGCGCTCGACAACCTCTAG
- a CDS encoding ABC transporter substrate-binding protein, with protein sequence MMRTRSARRGAGAGLAIAAVAVLAACGTSGTSTSSTEEAMTELGDMEGSLSVLAWPGYAEDGSNDPEVDWVTPFEEETGCEVTVKTFGTSDEAVNLMKTGDYDVVSASGDASLRLVAAGDVQPVNMDLIPNYENIYPFLKNKAWNTVDDVNYGVPHGYGANLLMYSTETFPEAPTSWSVVFDESAPYAGKVTAYDSPIYIADAAMYLMATEPDLGIENPYALDEEQLAAAVEVLQQQRENIGEYWSDYLKEIQAFTTGDTVVGTSWQVIQNVLESQGAATAVTVPEEGVTGWSDTWMISSGTESPNCAYAWLDYIASPEANGAATEYFGEAPSNDEACEFRSDCEAYHAGDAAYAENIWYWTTPIEDCIDGRTDVTCTDYSAWTDAWQQIKG encoded by the coding sequence ATGATGAGAACACGCAGCGCCCGCCGCGGCGCGGGCGCCGGACTCGCGATCGCCGCGGTCGCCGTGCTCGCGGCCTGCGGCACGTCGGGCACCAGCACCAGCTCGACCGAGGAGGCGATGACCGAGCTCGGCGACATGGAGGGCAGCCTGTCGGTGCTCGCCTGGCCGGGCTACGCCGAAGACGGCTCGAACGACCCCGAGGTCGACTGGGTCACGCCCTTCGAAGAGGAGACCGGCTGCGAGGTCACCGTGAAGACCTTCGGCACCTCCGACGAGGCCGTGAACCTCATGAAGACGGGCGACTATGACGTCGTCTCGGCGTCGGGCGACGCCTCGCTGCGGCTCGTCGCCGCGGGCGACGTCCAGCCGGTCAACATGGACCTGATCCCGAACTACGAGAACATCTACCCGTTCCTGAAGAACAAGGCGTGGAACACCGTGGACGATGTGAACTACGGGGTGCCGCACGGCTACGGCGCGAACCTGCTCATGTACAGCACCGAGACGTTCCCCGAGGCGCCCACGAGCTGGAGCGTCGTGTTCGACGAGTCGGCGCCGTACGCGGGCAAGGTGACCGCGTACGACTCGCCGATCTACATCGCGGACGCCGCCATGTACCTCATGGCGACAGAGCCCGACCTCGGCATCGAGAACCCGTACGCGCTCGACGAGGAGCAGCTGGCCGCCGCGGTCGAGGTGCTGCAGCAGCAGCGCGAGAACATCGGCGAGTACTGGTCCGACTACCTCAAGGAGATCCAGGCGTTCACGACCGGCGACACGGTCGTCGGCACGAGCTGGCAGGTCATCCAGAACGTGCTCGAGTCGCAGGGTGCGGCGACCGCGGTCACCGTCCCCGAAGAGGGCGTCACCGGATGGTCCGACACCTGGATGATCTCGTCGGGCACCGAGAGCCCGAACTGCGCGTACGCCTGGCTCGACTACATCGCGAGCCCCGAGGCGAACGGCGCGGCGACGGAGTACTTCGGCGAGGCGCCGTCCAACGACGAGGCCTGCGAGTTCCGTAGCGACTGCGAGGCGTACCACGCCGGGGACGCCGCGTACGCCGAGAACATCTGGTACTGGACGACGCCGATCGAGGACTGCATCGACGGCCGCACCGACGTGACCTGCACCGACTACTCGGCGTGGACCGACGCCTGGCAGCAGATCAAGGGCTGA
- a CDS encoding ABC transporter ATP-binding protein, translating into MDEDIWNHMISSAGATLRPEGAAMPPMPPIEPTQPAIRLTGLTKEFGPVTAVDGVDLEIAAGEFFSMLGPSGSGKTTVLRLIAGFEQPTAGTIELFGRDVTSRAPFERDVNTVFQDYALFPHMNVLENVAYGLRVRGVGRAGRRERATRALASVRLEQLGGRKPSQLSGGQRQRVALARATVVQPKVLLLDEPLGALDLKLREQMQVELKQIQRDLGITFIFVTHDQEEALTLSDRIAVFNAGRIEQLGTPAELYERPASRFVADFVGTSNLFGHEHSQALLGRAGHHSVRPEKMTVTSAGLTGEGVRNAPGTVVEAIYLGSGIRLVVDLDAGTRVTVLEQNDRDRLHDDERGDRVVVSWHDDDVVPLGLEAIPAVAG; encoded by the coding sequence ATGGACGAAGACATCTGGAACCATATGATTTCAAGTGCGGGTGCGACGCTGCGCCCGGAGGGAGCAGCCATGCCGCCGATGCCGCCCATCGAACCCACCCAGCCCGCCATCCGCCTCACCGGGCTCACCAAGGAGTTCGGCCCGGTCACCGCGGTCGACGGCGTCGACCTCGAGATCGCGGCCGGCGAGTTCTTCTCGATGCTGGGGCCGTCGGGCTCGGGCAAGACCACGGTGCTGCGCCTCATCGCCGGGTTCGAACAGCCGACGGCCGGCACGATCGAGCTCTTCGGCCGCGACGTCACGTCGCGCGCCCCGTTCGAGCGGGACGTGAACACCGTCTTCCAGGACTACGCGCTCTTCCCGCACATGAACGTGCTCGAGAACGTCGCGTACGGGCTGCGCGTGCGCGGCGTCGGCCGCGCCGGGCGCAGGGAGCGCGCGACGCGCGCGCTCGCGAGCGTGCGGCTCGAACAGCTCGGCGGCCGCAAGCCCTCGCAACTGAGCGGCGGGCAGCGCCAGCGCGTCGCGCTCGCGCGGGCCACCGTCGTGCAGCCCAAGGTGCTGCTGCTCGACGAGCCGCTCGGCGCGCTCGACCTGAAGCTCCGCGAGCAGATGCAGGTCGAGCTGAAGCAGATCCAGCGCGACCTCGGCATCACGTTCATCTTCGTCACGCACGATCAGGAGGAGGCGCTGACGCTCTCTGATCGCATCGCGGTCTTCAACGCCGGCCGCATCGAGCAGCTCGGCACCCCGGCTGAGCTTTACGAACGCCCCGCCTCGCGCTTCGTCGCCGACTTCGTCGGCACCTCGAACCTCTTCGGGCACGAGCACTCGCAGGCGCTGCTCGGCCGGGCCGGCCACCACTCCGTACGGCCCGAGAAGATGACCGTCACGAGCGCGGGGCTGACCGGTGAGGGCGTGCGCAATGCGCCGGGCACCGTGGTCGAGGCGATCTACCTCGGCAGCGGCATCCGTCTCGTCGTCGACCTCGACGCCGGCACCCGGGTGACCGTGCTCGAGCAGAACGACCGCGACCGCCTGCACGACGACGAACGCGGCGACCGCGTCGTCGTCTCCTGGCACGACGACGACGTCGTGCCGCTCGGGCTGGAGGCCATCCCCGCCGTCGCGGGGTGA
- a CDS encoding FadR/GntR family transcriptional regulator, producing the protein MPHATGRADAAHAVVFSPLDGAGRAVLVEQRLTDAIVAGVLHDGERLPSESALARSLGVAVVTAREALEALRDKGLVLTRRGRDGGSFVTYDRDVSTRMIDERVHALSRIELRDLSLHVAAIAGMAAEVAADRASDDDVQSLVDIDARADLSTPGGARRAAGRFQLEVAALSQSPRLVHEELRLQADAGPLLWLCLRDEDYRDRSRTMRLEVIDAIRAVDPAAARRATTDHIQQAVEWLIDEKARIEASAPPTRKE; encoded by the coding sequence ATGCCGCACGCGACGGGCCGCGCCGACGCGGCCCACGCGGTCGTCTTCTCGCCGCTCGACGGCGCCGGGCGAGCCGTGCTCGTCGAGCAGCGGCTGACCGACGCGATCGTCGCGGGCGTGCTGCACGACGGCGAACGCCTGCCGAGCGAGTCGGCCCTCGCGCGGAGTCTGGGGGTCGCGGTCGTCACCGCCCGCGAGGCCCTCGAAGCCCTGCGCGACAAAGGACTCGTGCTCACCCGCCGCGGCCGCGACGGCGGCAGCTTCGTGACCTACGACCGTGACGTCTCGACCCGAATGATCGACGAGCGCGTGCACGCCCTCAGTCGCATCGAGCTGCGCGACCTGTCACTGCACGTGGCCGCGATCGCGGGCATGGCCGCCGAGGTCGCCGCCGACCGCGCGAGCGACGACGACGTGCAGAGCCTCGTCGACATCGACGCGCGCGCCGACCTCAGCACGCCGGGCGGCGCGCGCCGCGCGGCCGGGCGCTTCCAGCTCGAGGTCGCCGCGCTCAGCCAGTCGCCGCGGCTCGTGCACGAGGAGCTGCGGCTGCAGGCGGACGCCGGCCCCCTGCTCTGGCTGTGCCTGCGCGATGAGGACTATCGTGACCGCAGCAGGACGATGCGACTCGAGGTCATCGACGCGATCCGGGCGGTCGACCCCGCGGCCGCACGCCGCGCCACGACCGACCACATCCAGCAGGCCGTCGAGTGGCTCATCGACGAGAAAGCGCGGATCGAGGCATCCGCACCGCCCACCCGGAAGGAGTGA
- a CDS encoding PDC sensor domain-containing protein encodes MTVTVDVAALQVASRIASTIDPVFATVDAWRDALAARLTGDPEPLARELDPAVERLVHDDLAHPGGLITGAGFVAAPGYLADAPWHLAWWLGSAAALSLAGGTGFNAGTGVRRLIAVSDPDSEQFRDYTTLEWWRVPARTGTRHLTGPYVDYLCTDDYTVTITTPVTVGDELVGLVGVDLYVAKLEEELLPVLAESARACTLVNASGRIVLSTDPHRATGALLRLDGLPESLALLRGVEGTDAAGAAAPTVLPDGAVVVPCGDTSLALVL; translated from the coding sequence ATGACCGTCACCGTCGACGTCGCCGCCTTGCAGGTCGCGAGCCGGATCGCTTCGACCATCGACCCCGTGTTCGCGACCGTCGACGCCTGGCGCGACGCGCTCGCGGCACGGCTCACCGGCGACCCCGAACCGCTCGCGCGCGAGCTCGACCCCGCGGTGGAACGCCTCGTGCACGACGACCTCGCCCACCCGGGCGGGCTCATCACGGGCGCCGGATTCGTGGCCGCACCCGGGTACCTCGCGGACGCGCCGTGGCACCTCGCCTGGTGGCTCGGCAGCGCCGCAGCGCTCTCCCTCGCCGGGGGCACGGGATTCAACGCGGGCACCGGCGTGCGCCGGCTGATCGCGGTGAGCGACCCCGACTCCGAGCAGTTCCGGGACTACACGACGCTGGAGTGGTGGCGGGTGCCCGCACGCACCGGCACCCGCCACCTGACGGGCCCCTATGTCGACTACCTCTGCACCGACGACTACACCGTGACGATCACGACGCCCGTGACGGTCGGCGACGAGCTGGTCGGCCTCGTCGGCGTCGACCTCTATGTGGCGAAGCTCGAGGAGGAGCTGCTGCCCGTGCTCGCGGAGTCGGCGCGGGCGTGCACCCTCGTGAACGCCTCCGGCCGGATCGTGCTGTCGACCGACCCGCACCGGGCGACGGGCGCACTGCTGCGGCTCGACGGGTTGCCCGAGTCGCTTGCGCTGCTGCGCGGCGTCGAGGGCACGGATGCCGCCGGCGCTGCCGCGCCGACCGTGCTGCCCGACGGTGCGGTCGTGGTGCCGTGCGGCGACACGTCGCTCGCGCTGGTGCTGTGA
- a CDS encoding TetR/AcrR family transcriptional regulator — MSEIAVDGRRARGDASRRAILAHAVDLASLEGLDQLSIARIAGAASLSKSSVATLFGTKERLQLAAVETAAARFAETVVEPARVQPRGIRRLVALLDRVVAYSEGRVFPGGCFFSASAADFHAKPGVVRDAIALQLDRWLGYLAASARYGVEQGELPGLDDPDQLAFELQGTFEWMNLMSVIHDDDLPHRRARRAYRDRLVALGADPAIAELVLTPGAALR, encoded by the coding sequence ATGAGTGAGATCGCGGTCGACGGCCGCCGGGCCCGCGGGGATGCCTCGCGCCGAGCGATCCTCGCGCACGCGGTCGATCTCGCCTCACTGGAAGGCCTCGACCAACTCTCGATCGCCCGCATCGCGGGCGCCGCGAGCCTCAGCAAGTCGAGCGTCGCGACCCTCTTCGGCACCAAGGAACGGCTCCAGCTCGCGGCGGTCGAGACCGCGGCCGCGCGTTTCGCCGAGACCGTCGTCGAGCCGGCCAGGGTGCAACCCCGAGGCATCCGCCGCCTGGTCGCGCTCCTCGACCGGGTGGTCGCGTACTCCGAGGGCCGTGTCTTCCCCGGCGGCTGCTTCTTCTCGGCGTCCGCCGCCGACTTCCACGCGAAGCCGGGCGTCGTGCGCGACGCGATCGCGCTGCAGCTCGACCGTTGGCTCGGTTACCTCGCGGCGTCGGCCAGGTACGGCGTCGAGCAGGGCGAGCTCCCCGGCCTCGACGACCCCGACCAGCTCGCGTTCGAGCTCCAGGGCACGTTCGAGTGGATGAACCTCATGTCGGTCATCCACGACGACGACCTGCCGCACCGCCGCGCGCGGCGCGCCTACCGCGACCGACTCGTCGCCCTCGGTGCCGACCCCGCGATCGCCGAACTCGTGCTCACCCCCGGCGCCGCCCTGCGCTGA
- a CDS encoding alpha/beta fold hydrolase — translation MHPIATVTAVAAARAADRVSPAAAARLTLPLFMSSRPRRPVRPHERAVHEQARRSSIRVRGRDLAVFEWGQGADTVLLAHGWRGRAAQFAPIVRELRAEGFRLVAFDAPANGDSEGRRTDIRDWLAAMEALQSRHGRFHTIVGHSFGSLAALTAAREGVTTGGVVAIAGMSSARYLVDAFGERVGLGSASRDALGRSFARRVRQPSASTAADDAAAVWRRFDVAELPLPAEVPLLVVHDRGDREVSVSEAERVHAAHGERSRYVLSSGSGHTRVLGADATLDAVVAFTTGGLAAVDAAGLGSRDTVAG, via the coding sequence ATGCACCCCATCGCCACCGTCACCGCGGTCGCGGCCGCGCGCGCCGCCGATCGCGTCTCCCCGGCCGCCGCTGCGCGGCTCACGCTGCCGCTGTTCATGAGCTCCCGCCCACGGCGGCCGGTGCGTCCGCACGAACGCGCCGTGCACGAGCAGGCTCGCCGCTCGAGCATCCGGGTGCGCGGTCGCGACCTCGCGGTCTTCGAGTGGGGGCAGGGCGCCGACACCGTTCTGCTCGCGCACGGGTGGCGTGGGCGGGCGGCGCAGTTCGCGCCCATCGTCCGGGAGCTGCGCGCCGAGGGATTCCGGCTCGTGGCGTTCGACGCACCCGCGAACGGCGACTCCGAGGGGCGGCGCACCGACATTCGGGACTGGCTCGCCGCGATGGAGGCGCTGCAGTCGCGGCACGGCCGCTTCCACACGATCGTCGGCCACTCGTTCGGCTCGCTCGCGGCGCTCACCGCCGCGCGCGAAGGGGTGACGACGGGCGGCGTGGTCGCGATCGCTGGCATGTCCAGCGCGCGCTACCTCGTCGACGCGTTCGGCGAGCGCGTCGGCCTCGGCTCGGCGTCCCGCGACGCACTCGGGCGATCGTTCGCGCGCCGGGTGCGGCAGCCATCCGCCTCGACGGCCGCCGACGATGCGGCGGCCGTCTGGCGCCGGTTCGACGTCGCCGAGCTCCCGCTCCCGGCCGAGGTGCCGCTGCTCGTCGTCCACGACCGCGGCGACCGCGAGGTCTCGGTGTCCGAGGCCGAGCGCGTGCACGCCGCCCACGGCGAACGCTCGCGCTACGTGCTCTCGAGCGGCTCGGGACACACCCGCGTGCTCGGCGCCGACGCGACGCTCGACGCCGTCGTCGCGTTCACGACCGGCGGCCTCGCGGCCGTCGATGCGGCCGGGCTCGGATCGCGCGACACGGTCGCCGGCTGA
- a CDS encoding helix-turn-helix domain-containing protein, whose product MHVTNAMEPGMKELVGRLTALDPEASESLKVISYFDTLVAGGVGVEALLRGAAALSGAPVGFASPARSSRIGPDGARLPLHETDASATFPPTADPGAAGGSAAEGGAVPGVGSRARTHVPASASSRRVGDDGVVWIERAGEPHANDAMVLERLAIAVDLTSARRTGDASAVVEVAVNPHAAADERATALARLRLDGGAALRADALPAGEPFPYAAPSAIVATAHGLARAVVSPAGASTPWIGSSSAGLGLALPPDRLPESWASALVALRIASTAEPVVDAADLGALLLFAEAADAAPALHPDAAALAALDDRSRRVLDALADVGSVRAAAAQLGMHHSSVQARAAALTDTLGYDPRTTRGRTRYTLARTLLTLAEPPG is encoded by the coding sequence GTGCACGTCACGAACGCGATGGAGCCGGGCATGAAGGAACTCGTCGGGCGGCTGACCGCCCTCGACCCCGAGGCGAGCGAGTCGCTGAAGGTCATCTCCTACTTCGACACGCTCGTCGCCGGCGGCGTCGGCGTCGAGGCGCTGCTCCGCGGTGCCGCGGCGCTCAGTGGCGCACCCGTCGGCTTTGCCTCGCCGGCCCGCAGCTCCCGCATCGGCCCGGACGGCGCGCGTCTGCCCCTCCATGAGACGGATGCCTCGGCCACGTTCCCGCCGACCGCGGATCCAGGCGCCGCCGGCGGGTCGGCCGCGGAAGGCGGCGCAGTGCCCGGGGTCGGCTCGCGCGCGCGGACCCACGTGCCCGCATCCGCCTCCTCCCGCCGCGTCGGCGACGACGGCGTCGTCTGGATCGAACGCGCCGGCGAGCCGCACGCCAACGACGCGATGGTCCTCGAGCGACTCGCGATCGCCGTCGACCTCACGTCCGCGCGCCGAACGGGTGATGCGTCCGCGGTCGTCGAGGTCGCGGTGAACCCGCATGCCGCGGCCGATGAGCGAGCCACGGCACTGGCCCGCCTCCGGCTCGACGGGGGTGCGGCGCTCCGCGCCGACGCGCTTCCCGCCGGGGAGCCCTTTCCATATGCCGCACCGAGCGCGATCGTCGCGACGGCGCACGGCCTCGCGCGTGCTGTGGTGAGCCCGGCCGGTGCCTCGACCCCATGGATCGGCTCATCGTCCGCGGGTCTCGGTCTCGCCCTGCCGCCCGACCGGCTCCCCGAATCCTGGGCGTCGGCGCTCGTCGCGCTGCGCATCGCGAGCACGGCCGAGCCCGTCGTCGACGCCGCCGATCTCGGCGCGCTGCTGCTGTTCGCCGAGGCGGCCGACGCCGCTCCGGCGCTTCACCCGGACGCCGCCGCACTCGCCGCGCTCGACGACCGTTCGCGTCGGGTGCTCGACGCGCTCGCGGACGTCGGCAGCGTGCGCGCCGCCGCCGCGCAGCTCGGTATGCACCACTCGAGCGTGCAGGCGCGCGCCGCAGCACTCACCGACACCCTCGGCTACGACCCGCGCACGACCCGGGGCCGCACGCGCTACACCCTCGCGCGCACCCTGCTCACGCTCGCCGAGCCCCCCGGCTGA